In Sporichthya polymorpha DSM 43042, a genomic segment contains:
- a CDS encoding alpha/beta fold hydrolase produces MSEPLTDAYVGGTGTPMVLFHGINGSWRIWRPVIPTLEQRHALFVPTLIGHRGGPELAAGPNGIRVIADDMENRMDKAGISRAHLVGNSLGGWLALEMAARGRGRSVVAFSPAGTYTSERDLRRIGTLLKVAKATAHRKSVARLMAKPRTRKVLLRSAMLRGDLIPAEDLAGMNEDLQACTMLDGLLASLRQTGPTRELAIAADCPVRIVWAERDRTIPYKRYGAPWREILPGAEFLTMPGIGHVPMYDDPALVTRTILEFTDRVDHPTTPPTTPPITPRATEEPAE; encoded by the coding sequence ATGAGCGAGCCGTTGACCGATGCCTACGTGGGCGGCACCGGGACCCCGATGGTGCTCTTCCACGGCATCAACGGGTCCTGGCGCATCTGGCGCCCGGTGATCCCGACGCTCGAGCAGCGGCATGCGCTGTTCGTCCCGACGCTGATCGGACACCGGGGCGGCCCGGAGCTCGCGGCCGGCCCCAACGGCATCCGCGTCATCGCGGACGACATGGAGAACCGGATGGACAAGGCGGGGATCTCCCGCGCCCATCTGGTCGGCAACTCCCTGGGTGGCTGGCTCGCGCTGGAGATGGCGGCCCGCGGCCGCGGGCGGTCCGTCGTCGCGTTCTCGCCGGCGGGCACGTACACCTCCGAGCGCGACCTGCGCCGGATCGGGACGCTGCTCAAGGTGGCGAAGGCGACCGCGCATCGGAAGTCCGTCGCCCGCCTGATGGCGAAGCCGCGTACCCGGAAGGTGCTGCTGCGCTCCGCGATGCTGCGCGGCGACCTCATCCCGGCTGAGGACCTCGCCGGCATGAACGAGGACCTGCAGGCCTGCACGATGCTCGACGGCCTGCTCGCCTCGCTTCGGCAGACCGGCCCGACCCGCGAGCTCGCGATCGCGGCCGACTGCCCCGTCCGCATCGTGTGGGCCGAGCGCGACCGCACGATCCCGTACAAGCGCTACGGCGCGCCGTGGCGGGAGATCCTGCCCGGCGCGGAGTTCCTCACGATGCCGGGCATCGGGCACGTGCCCATGTACGACGACCCCGCGTTGGTGACCCGCACGATCCTGGAGTTCACCGATCGCGTCGACCATCCCACCACCCCACCCACCACCCCACCAATCACCCCACGTGCGACGGAGGAACCCGCCGAATGA
- a CDS encoding wax ester/triacylglycerol synthase domain-containing protein — protein sequence MTTEAPMASAEWGGGSDVMNAFEALMWRVEDASPVRSTCVGIELLDGTPNWNAVVETHHRLTRLIPRLRHRVVSPPMGLAPPRWAEDPNFDLHYHLRRTRLPDDAGWAGLLAAAEKAAMRGFDRARPPWEAVLYEGMPDGKSAYVLKLHHSISDGLGIMKLLTYLHPPAGLETPVGPELTPRPNKVMTPLDALRAHAVEGALGTPDVLRKAGSTALRALSNPPESVRSSVRYTSSLKRVLSPPAAEPSPLLAERSTNWRFAALDVDFAALRAAAKTVGASINDAYLAALLGGYRLYHEAMGVPPQPVPIAIPMSLRPAEAANGGNEIASARLAGPMEIVDPAKRMLEIGDQVRRARAEPARNNLSVIAPAIARLPAGVIAQIAGGMTRANDLQASNVPGPRVEVHLAGVRVERLYGYAPLPGCPAMITLATHGPVACVGVNYDAASFTDPETFVRSLVGGFDEVLRVGGDNPPPVLAR from the coding sequence GTGACCACCGAAGCCCCCATGGCGAGCGCCGAGTGGGGCGGCGGCAGCGACGTGATGAACGCCTTCGAGGCGCTCATGTGGCGGGTCGAGGACGCCTCCCCGGTTCGGTCGACCTGCGTCGGGATCGAGCTGCTCGACGGCACGCCGAACTGGAACGCGGTGGTCGAGACGCACCACCGCCTGACCCGGCTGATCCCGCGCCTGCGGCACCGCGTCGTGTCCCCGCCGATGGGGCTGGCGCCGCCGCGATGGGCCGAGGACCCCAACTTCGACCTGCACTACCACTTGCGCCGGACGCGTCTGCCCGACGACGCGGGCTGGGCGGGCCTGCTCGCCGCCGCCGAGAAGGCGGCGATGCGTGGCTTCGATCGGGCGCGCCCACCGTGGGAGGCCGTGCTCTACGAGGGCATGCCCGACGGCAAGTCCGCGTACGTCCTGAAGCTGCACCACTCGATCTCCGACGGTCTCGGGATCATGAAGCTGCTGACGTACCTGCACCCGCCGGCCGGGCTGGAGACCCCGGTGGGGCCGGAACTGACGCCCCGTCCGAACAAAGTGATGACGCCCCTGGACGCCCTGCGGGCGCACGCGGTCGAGGGCGCGCTCGGGACGCCGGACGTCCTGCGCAAGGCCGGCAGCACCGCGCTGCGGGCGCTGTCGAACCCGCCGGAGTCGGTCCGCTCCTCGGTGCGTTACACGTCCTCGCTCAAGCGGGTGCTCTCGCCGCCCGCGGCGGAACCGTCCCCGCTGCTGGCGGAGCGGAGCACCAACTGGCGCTTCGCCGCGCTGGACGTCGACTTCGCCGCGCTGCGCGCGGCCGCGAAGACCGTCGGCGCCTCGATCAACGACGCCTACCTCGCCGCCCTGCTCGGCGGGTACCGGCTCTACCACGAGGCGATGGGGGTGCCCCCGCAGCCGGTGCCGATCGCCATCCCGATGTCGCTGCGTCCCGCGGAGGCCGCGAACGGCGGCAACGAGATCGCCAGCGCCCGCCTCGCCGGACCGATGGAGATCGTCGACCCCGCGAAGCGGATGCTCGAGATCGGGGACCAGGTGCGCCGCGCCCGCGCTGAGCCGGCGCGAAACAACCTCAGCGTGATCGCCCCGGCGATCGCCCGGCTCCCCGCGGGCGTCATCGCCCAGATCGCGGGCGGCATGACGAGGGCGAACGACCTCCAGGCGAGCAACGTCCCCGGTCCCCGGGTCGAGGTCCACCTCGCCGGGGTGCGCGTGGAGCGGTTGTACGGGTACGCCCCGCTGCCGGGGTGTCCCGCGATGATCACCCTCGCGACGCACGGCCCGGTCGCGTGCGTCGGCGTCAACTACGACGCGGCGTCGTTCACCGACCCGGAGACCTTCGTCCGCTCGCTCGTGGGCGGGTTCGACGAGGTGCTGCGGGTCGGCGGCGACAACCCGCCGCCGGTGCTGGCGCGCTAG
- a CDS encoding HAD-IB family hydrolase, producing the protein MTLDKLLADVFSSPRGPEIGAFFDYDGTLITGYSATTFYNQRFKDLDIGPQELARTLWTAVRGIHTEEDFAALLELSLGAWSGKTEEDMTKLGQKLFVSEIAGKLHTEIWELVEAHRAMGHTIVLASSATRFQVEPMAEAIGADHVLCTPLESVDGVLTGRTGGTPLWGSQKANAVVDLARAKGIDLTRSFAYSNGDEDVPFLSAVAHPTAVAPDKGLREEAERRGWPVLDCVPRGKRPGVVDVARTGAFYGAFAGAFVAGLGAGLLNRKRTQVIDITSTIGTDLGFALAGVEVKVISGAEHLWSHRPAVFIFNHQSNIDAVVAMKLVRQSYTGVAKKEAKNIPGFGQLFQIADVAFIDRGNVQDPKAALAPAVEKLRSGLSIVLSPEGTRSPTPRLGPFKKGAFHMAMQAGVPIVSMVMKGQNEVMWRGSQTVRSGVIEVVVLPPVETTDWKAEDVSAHAEAIRNDWLHTLAHWPGRPSAPESVTDGAGKATP; encoded by the coding sequence ATGACGCTGGACAAGCTGCTCGCGGACGTCTTCTCCTCGCCCCGCGGACCGGAGATCGGCGCGTTCTTCGACTACGACGGCACGCTGATCACGGGCTACTCGGCGACGACCTTCTACAACCAGCGCTTCAAGGACCTCGACATCGGTCCGCAGGAGCTGGCCAGGACGCTGTGGACCGCGGTGCGCGGCATTCACACCGAGGAGGACTTCGCTGCGCTGCTCGAGCTCTCCCTCGGGGCGTGGAGCGGCAAGACCGAGGAGGACATGACCAAGCTCGGTCAGAAGCTCTTCGTCTCGGAGATCGCCGGCAAGCTCCACACCGAGATCTGGGAACTGGTCGAGGCCCACCGCGCCATGGGGCACACGATCGTGCTCGCCTCCTCGGCGACACGGTTCCAAGTCGAACCGATGGCCGAGGCGATCGGTGCCGACCACGTGCTCTGCACCCCGCTCGAGTCGGTCGACGGTGTGCTCACCGGCCGTACCGGGGGCACCCCGCTGTGGGGGAGTCAGAAGGCCAACGCCGTCGTCGATCTCGCCCGCGCCAAGGGCATCGACCTGACGCGGTCGTTCGCGTACAGCAACGGCGACGAGGACGTCCCGTTCCTCTCGGCGGTCGCGCACCCCACCGCCGTCGCGCCCGACAAGGGGCTGCGCGAGGAGGCCGAGCGACGCGGCTGGCCGGTGCTCGACTGCGTGCCGCGCGGGAAGCGGCCGGGTGTCGTCGACGTCGCCCGCACCGGCGCGTTCTACGGCGCCTTCGCGGGGGCCTTCGTCGCCGGCCTCGGCGCCGGTCTGCTCAACCGCAAGCGGACACAGGTCATCGACATCACCTCGACGATCGGCACCGACCTCGGCTTCGCGCTCGCCGGCGTGGAGGTGAAGGTCATCTCCGGCGCCGAGCACCTGTGGTCGCACCGGCCGGCGGTCTTCATCTTCAACCACCAGAGCAACATCGACGCGGTCGTCGCGATGAAGCTGGTGCGCCAGAGCTACACGGGCGTGGCGAAGAAGGAGGCGAAGAACATCCCGGGCTTCGGCCAGCTGTTCCAGATCGCCGACGTGGCCTTCATCGACCGCGGCAACGTTCAGGACCCGAAGGCGGCGCTGGCGCCGGCCGTCGAGAAGCTGCGCAGCGGCCTGTCGATCGTCCTGTCCCCGGAGGGAACCCGCTCGCCCACGCCCCGTCTCGGCCCTTTCAAGAAGGGCGCCTTCCACATGGCGATGCAGGCCGGCGTCCCCATCGTCTCGATGGTGATGAAGGGTCAGAACGAGGTCATGTGGCGGGGTTCTCAGACCGTGCGGTCCGGTGTCATCGAGGTCGTCGTGCTCCCACCGGTCGAGACCACCGACTGGAAGGCCGAGGACGTCAGCGCGCACGCCGAGGCGATCCGCAACGACTGGCTGCACACGCTCGCGCACTGGCCGGGCCGGCCCTCCGCTCCCGAGTCGGTGACCGACGGCGCCGGAAAGGCGACGCCGTGA